A portion of the Segatella copri DSM 18205 genome contains these proteins:
- a CDS encoding HU family DNA-binding protein: MINYSIVMRSVNANLLEINQAKSRINQAKKEGKNPDPKDLELVKTEKQNAFAISQYTDIMTIEKFAKHITSHGSVYSRADISAILYIAVDCMREMLLEGKKIRLGDLGDFSLLLTSKGAEDADKFTAQNITGVKVQWEPGQEFKNLRDDAEFNLVASRSAQAAVIKAIKEGKTNVDLNAPTTPDNTPGGSTPGGSNTGQTGSDGQGSEPGGGTTGKDDTGDGLE; encoded by the coding sequence ATGATTAATTACAGCATCGTAATGCGTAGCGTGAACGCAAATCTTCTGGAAATCAACCAGGCTAAGTCACGCATCAACCAGGCAAAGAAAGAGGGCAAGAATCCTGACCCAAAGGACCTGGAACTCGTGAAGACCGAGAAGCAGAATGCTTTCGCCATCTCACAGTACACCGACATCATGACCATCGAGAAGTTTGCCAAGCACATCACCTCTCATGGCAGTGTTTATTCGAGAGCTGACATCAGCGCCATCCTCTACATTGCCGTAGACTGCATGCGTGAGATGTTGCTTGAGGGCAAGAAAATCCGTCTGGGCGATCTCGGTGATTTCTCTCTCCTTCTCACCTCGAAGGGTGCTGAGGATGCTGACAAGTTCACCGCGCAGAACATCACCGGTGTGAAGGTTCAGTGGGAGCCTGGTCAGGAGTTCAAGAACCTTCGCGATGACGCCGAGTTCAACCTCGTAGCCAGCCGCAGCGCTCAGGCAGCCGTTATCAAGGCGATTAAGGAGGGTAAGACCAACGTTGACCTCAACGCCCCAACTACTCCGGATAATACGCCAGGCGGTTCTACCCCAGGCGGTTCAAACACCGGTCAGACCGGCAGCGACGGCCAAGGCTCTGAACCAGGCGGCGGCACTACCGGCAAGGACGATACTGGCGACGGCCTTGAATAG
- a CDS encoding ATP-binding protein yields MAKYIGETTEYDKKQEVERRKVKSWLKSVSAFANGGGGCLLFGIADDDTIIGLNDAKADAEFISQKIKERIDPMPQIDLKIERVEDKELLILHVHGGEDTPYYYIGDSVLETFVRIGSESVVADSTEHKRLVLRGRNSSFDARPSDEMFEDYAFSKIRSRYYAWNGLSFDNKLYRSFGLVDNKGILTYAGLLMADECPLRQSRVFCTRWNGKTKAGGSIDALDSAEITGGLVTLLEDTMSFIRRNNRTLWYKEPMQRIEIPQYMERCVMEVVVNALTHRDYLIQGSEVHVDMFDDRMVIYSPGSMPEGRLIQTMNLEDIPSVRRNPVIADIFAQLGYMERKGSGMGKIIKPIKALPYFEERMLPSFFSDRAQFTVTFPNMILAWQESHPDIEVNFVENKGDTQGDTQGDTQGDTQDVPQGGTQGKDLDKWIEYQVAVYPKITTGELAQLSGKSIITIKRRIAKMPHIVYVGSGYSGHWEVRKKE; encoded by the coding sequence ATGGCAAAATATATAGGTGAGACTACTGAATACGATAAGAAGCAGGAAGTGGAACGCCGTAAAGTGAAAAGTTGGCTAAAGAGCGTCAGTGCCTTTGCCAATGGAGGTGGCGGCTGCCTATTGTTTGGTATTGCCGATGACGATACTATCATAGGATTGAACGATGCCAAGGCTGATGCAGAATTTATCAGTCAGAAAATCAAGGAGCGCATAGACCCTATGCCCCAAATCGACTTAAAGATAGAGCGTGTAGAAGACAAGGAACTGCTCATTCTTCATGTGCATGGCGGTGAAGATACACCTTATTATTATATTGGCGACAGCGTTCTTGAAACCTTTGTGCGCATTGGCAGCGAATCGGTTGTGGCTGATAGTACCGAACATAAGCGTCTGGTACTAAGAGGTCGCAACTCTTCATTCGACGCCCGCCCAAGCGATGAAATGTTTGAAGATTATGCATTTTCAAAGATTCGCAGCCGCTACTATGCCTGGAATGGTCTAAGCTTCGACAATAAGCTCTACCGCTCGTTTGGCCTGGTTGACAACAAGGGAATACTTACCTATGCCGGTCTGTTGATGGCAGACGAATGTCCATTGCGCCAAAGCCGTGTGTTCTGCACAAGATGGAACGGCAAGACAAAAGCAGGAGGAAGCATCGATGCTCTCGACAGCGCAGAGATTACAGGCGGACTTGTAACTCTTCTTGAAGACACCATGTCCTTCATCCGTCGCAACAATCGTACCCTTTGGTATAAAGAACCGATGCAGCGCATTGAGATTCCTCAATATATGGAACGTTGCGTGATGGAAGTTGTAGTGAATGCCCTGACTCATCGCGACTATCTGATTCAAGGTAGCGAGGTGCATGTAGATATGTTCGATGACCGTATGGTGATATATTCTCCAGGTTCCATGCCAGAAGGAAGACTTATCCAGACGATGAACTTAGAAGATATTCCTTCTGTCAGACGCAATCCGGTTATCGCAGATATCTTTGCTCAGTTGGGTTATATGGAGCGTAAAGGTTCGGGCATGGGCAAAATCATCAAACCAATCAAAGCACTTCCCTACTTTGAGGAAAGGATGCTTCCAAGCTTCTTCTCCGACCGTGCCCAGTTTACTGTCACATTCCCGAATATGATCTTAGCCTGGCAGGAATCTCATCCTGATATTGAGGTAAACTTTGTGGAAAATAAAGGTGATACTCAAGGTGATACTCAAGGTGATACTCAAGGTGATACTCAAGATGTCCCTCAAGGTGGCACTCAAGGAAAAGACTTAGATAAATGGATAGAATATCAAGTAGCTGTTTATCCTAAAATAACAACAGGTGAACTGGCTCAACTATCAGGGAAAAGCATTATAACCATCAAGCGTCGTATCGCAAAAATGCCTCATATTGTGTATGTTGGCAGTGGCTATAGTGGTCATTGGGAAGTAAGGAAAAAGGAATGA
- a CDS encoding smalltalk protein, with product MKANTWKTILQIAISILTAIATTLGVTSCMG from the coding sequence ATGAAAGCGAACACTTGGAAAACAATTCTGCAGATAGCCATCAGCATACTGACCGCTATCGCTACTACGCTCGGAGTAACGAGCTGCATGGGATAA
- a CDS encoding N-acetylmuramoyl-L-alanine amidase translates to MNSRFCTLIHALIEQLKEEYPLATIHGHNEFANKACPCFDVKKEWG, encoded by the coding sequence ATGAATAGCCGATTTTGCACTTTAATTCATGCCCTCATCGAGCAGCTGAAGGAGGAATATCCATTAGCCACGATTCATGGTCATAATGAATTTGCCAACAAAGCCTGCCCCTGCTTTGATGTGAAGAAGGAGTGGGGCTAA
- a CDS encoding YqiA/YcfP family alpha/beta fold hydrolase, with protein sequence MKKILFLHGFFATGSCPMARALKEAFEGTAVVLTPDLPLHPKEALKEIRSIIDREQPDLLLGNSCGSFLAQMLAPVVGIPALLGNPYFMMTEFLKERIGEHEYKAPRRDGNLRLVIDEALIEEFAELEAVQFDHCNPYYKDRVWGLFGEQDTLAHFSPLFLKHYNQAFHFPGGHTPTEQEVKTWYAPLAQKMLMEFSAKEERYFQHFKGGKYKFIHSAFDSETQERMVVYQALYGDQAYWVRPENMFFGKVTRDGRTFNRFTEIDIK encoded by the coding sequence ATGAAGAAGATATTATTCCTACACGGATTCTTCGCCACGGGCAGCTGTCCGATGGCGAGAGCCTTGAAAGAGGCGTTTGAGGGGACTGCGGTGGTGCTGACTCCTGACCTGCCATTGCACCCCAAGGAGGCACTGAAGGAGATTCGCTCCATCATCGACCGGGAACAGCCCGACTTGCTTCTGGGCAACAGCTGCGGCTCTTTCCTCGCCCAGATGCTGGCTCCGGTGGTGGGCATTCCTGCCCTGCTCGGCAATCCGTATTTCATGATGACGGAGTTTCTGAAGGAACGAATCGGCGAGCATGAATACAAGGCACCGAGAAGGGACGGCAATCTGCGGCTTGTGATTGACGAGGCGCTGATAGAGGAGTTTGCGGAGCTGGAAGCCGTGCAGTTCGACCATTGCAACCCCTATTATAAGGATCGTGTGTGGGGACTTTTCGGTGAGCAGGACACCCTGGCTCACTTCTCCCCTCTCTTCCTGAAGCATTACAACCAAGCCTTCCATTTCCCTGGCGGTCATACGCCTACTGAGCAGGAGGTGAAGACATGGTACGCTCCCCTTGCCCAGAAAATGCTGATGGAGTTTTCAGCTAAGGAAGAAAGATATTTCCAGCACTTCAAGGGCGGCAAATATAAGTTCATCCATTCTGCCTTTGACTCCGAGACTCAGGAGCGCATGGTGGTTTATCAGGCTCTCTATGGAGACCAAGCCTATTGGGTTCGCCCAGAAAACATGTTCTTCGGGAAAGTTACGAGGGACGGCAGAACTTTTAATCGTTTCACAGAGATAGACATAAAATAA
- the recD2 gene encoding SF1B family DNA helicase RecD2, whose translation MIKIRCVVEHITYQNQENGYSVMRVKVKDYSDLVTLVGNLLDVPVGAVLLCNGDWKVDKRYGRQFVCETWEEVMPATVYGIEKYLGSGLVKGIGPKYAHLIVERFGTDTIEVIEDDIERLYEVAGIGKKRVEKIRDSWEKQKDIKNVMIFLQQYGVSTAYAAKIYRQYGKESIDNVKENPYRLADDIWGIGFKTADGIASKMGYEKNDLRRCKSGIGYTLNELSNEGHVYAIEEQLIEAAKKLLEADEEPIRQAISEMIASEDLIRENEAIYLPPFYHSERGTAKKLLTLINSQGANNLGLKADIKAIEKTSGIEYDEVQIAAIQQAIRSKVMVLTGGPGTGKTTTTQGIITAYKTAGMRILLAAPTGRASKRMSEATNMEAKTIHRLLEFNPQDGYKRNEENPLEGDALIVDECSMIDIILMYNLMKAIPEHMRLVLVGDIDQLPSVGAGNVLRDIIDSEKIPVVRLTRIFRQAQSSRIVMSAHAINQGHYPDTSNGKQTDFFFIKNEDPEQVAEEIVKLVKYRLPKAYNQPLSNIQVLTPMQRSVVGAANLNMMLQQALNTTTLGISRGGTTYKLGDRVMQIRNNYDKNVYNGDIGTVEKVNIEDRTLCVNFDNNLVEYEATELDELTLAYASTIHKSQGSEYPIVVIPVLMTHFVMLQRNLIYTGITRAKKICVLIGQPKALAYAIRNLTVINRNTKLKERLRGEIEANNDSGLHISSRYILPEEQPMMAAEPEPNPDIRSNIK comes from the coding sequence ATGATAAAGATACGTTGCGTAGTAGAACACATTACCTACCAAAATCAAGAGAATGGATATTCCGTGATGAGGGTTAAGGTCAAGGATTATTCAGACCTTGTTACCTTGGTAGGCAACCTGCTGGATGTACCAGTGGGCGCTGTACTATTGTGTAATGGTGACTGGAAAGTCGATAAGCGATACGGACGTCAATTCGTATGCGAGACGTGGGAAGAAGTGATGCCTGCAACTGTATATGGCATAGAGAAATATTTAGGAAGCGGACTGGTGAAAGGCATTGGTCCGAAGTATGCTCATCTGATAGTTGAGAGGTTCGGTACTGATACAATCGAGGTAATTGAAGATGACATCGAACGACTATATGAAGTGGCTGGCATCGGTAAGAAGCGTGTAGAGAAAATCCGAGACAGTTGGGAGAAACAGAAGGACATCAAGAATGTAATGATCTTCCTGCAACAATACGGAGTAAGTACCGCTTATGCCGCCAAAATTTATCGCCAGTACGGCAAGGAAAGCATCGACAACGTGAAAGAGAATCCTTATCGCCTTGCAGATGATATTTGGGGCATCGGATTTAAAACCGCTGATGGTATTGCCTCTAAGATGGGCTACGAGAAAAACGATTTGAGACGTTGCAAAAGTGGTATAGGTTACACTTTGAATGAACTTTCCAACGAAGGACATGTATATGCTATAGAAGAGCAGCTTATAGAAGCAGCCAAAAAACTGCTTGAAGCAGACGAAGAACCTATCAGACAAGCCATTTCAGAGATGATTGCTTCGGAAGATCTCATCCGTGAGAATGAAGCTATATATCTGCCTCCATTCTATCATTCTGAACGTGGAACGGCAAAGAAACTCTTGACCTTAATAAATAGTCAAGGAGCAAATAACCTCGGATTGAAGGCTGATATTAAAGCGATTGAAAAGACCTCTGGTATAGAATATGACGAGGTTCAGATTGCTGCCATCCAACAAGCGATCCGCTCGAAAGTGATGGTACTGACTGGCGGTCCTGGTACAGGTAAGACCACAACTACGCAAGGTATTATTACTGCGTATAAAACGGCAGGAATGAGGATTTTGCTTGCAGCACCTACTGGCCGTGCGTCCAAGCGAATGAGCGAAGCTACCAATATGGAAGCCAAGACCATTCATAGACTATTGGAGTTTAATCCACAAGATGGTTACAAACGGAATGAGGAGAACCCACTGGAAGGTGATGCGCTGATTGTGGATGAGTGTTCTATGATTGACATCATATTGATGTATAATCTAATGAAGGCTATTCCCGAACACATGCGCTTAGTGCTTGTGGGTGATATTGACCAGTTGCCAAGTGTTGGAGCTGGCAATGTTTTGCGTGACATTATTGACTCCGAGAAGATTCCCGTAGTTCGACTAACCCGCATCTTCCGGCAGGCTCAATCCAGTAGAATCGTCATGAGTGCCCATGCCATCAACCAAGGGCATTATCCAGATACGAGCAACGGCAAGCAGACCGACTTCTTCTTTATCAAAAATGAAGACCCGGAACAAGTGGCTGAAGAAATAGTAAAACTTGTGAAGTATCGCTTGCCAAAGGCTTACAATCAGCCTTTAAGCAACATCCAGGTACTTACGCCGATGCAAAGAAGCGTGGTAGGTGCAGCCAACCTGAACATGATGCTACAGCAAGCACTCAATACAACTACATTGGGCATAAGCCGTGGTGGTACAACTTATAAGTTGGGCGACCGTGTGATGCAAATACGTAACAATTACGACAAGAATGTGTACAATGGTGACATCGGAACTGTAGAAAAAGTCAACATAGAAGACCGCACACTCTGTGTCAACTTTGACAACAATCTGGTGGAATATGAAGCAACGGAGCTTGATGAGCTAACATTGGCCTATGCTTCTACCATTCATAAATCGCAAGGTTCAGAATATCCGATCGTGGTAATCCCAGTTTTGATGACTCATTTTGTGATGCTTCAGCGCAACCTCATCTATACAGGCATTACGAGAGCTAAAAAAATCTGTGTGCTTATCGGCCAGCCCAAAGCTCTCGCTTATGCAATACGTAATCTGACGGTAATCAACAGAAACACCAAATTGAAAGAACGACTGCGTGGAGAGATAGAAGCGAACAATGATTCTGGTCTCCACATCAGCAGTAGATACATACTTCCTGAGGAACAGCCAATGATGGCTGCGGAACCAGAGCCAAATCCAGACATTAGAA